The Apostichopus japonicus isolate 1M-3 chromosome 20, ASM3797524v1, whole genome shotgun sequence nucleotide sequence TCTCAAATGATTTTGGGAAACATGAAACAACTCTTTTGCAGTACAATACCCCTAATATATAAATGGAACAATCAAAACCAGGGGAACTAGAGACATGAGTGTTCATTTTTCTTAGACCTCAAACAATGATCTGAGCTACCCAACAGATGTACTGTATTTGCCTGATCTGTTATCTCCAACTTTGCTGTAATGTAAATTGCCAAATCAGCACAGAaaatttttgcttttttctATTAAGCTTAAAGATTCGTACTGTAGTACATGCAAACTGTTGTAAGTGCTGTTGCTAGTTTCATATGAATGCACTTTCAACTGAACATAACACAAGACCATTTCTGTGTAATACTGCCCAGTGCTATTAAAATAAGTAACACAGCATTGTGGCTTTGCTAGTACCCCCATCTAAGGGTGAAAGCCACAATGAAAGCTATCCTATGCACATTTCATAATAGAAGAAACACCTGTTTCACTTAATAAATTCACTACTTCATAAACAAACTGaaatttctatatattttaaggatattcgTTGCTAGGACTGGAGTAGGactgagaagaagaaaaactcaTATGCAGGACATTTTTCAATGCAGATATGTTCAATTGTCTAAATAAGTATTTCAAGTCTCCGAAAATAAATATCTGAAATTGCAAAAGTTTAATTTAGGAAAGTACATGGAATTTCCTGTGAACCAAAAATATTTCCGAATGCCATGGGTAACCACATTGAATTTGTATGACAAATGGTCGTACTGTCAGGTATATCGATGTGAATCATATTAGTATTACCTACTGAACGCATTCTTGGCAGATGCCAAGGCCTTATCCAGGTTAGCCTATTATTCATAGTTACTATACCAATGATACTGGGTAGATAGAAAGTCAATATGTAAGTAATCCTAAGAATAGCAAAGCCTAGGTAATCCTAAGTAATactaagtatatatattgtattctatATATGTTAAATGTACACTAAGGAATGTCATCTGTCTCTGTGACAGATGAGAAGATGAGAGTAATAGATCAGTAGAGCATACACTACCACCGTGTGCAGTTGTGTATTCCCTGAGTTGTCTCTACAGTACGACCGGAGTACAACTACAAGTTTGAGGAAATGTGTACAATGCCATGGTGTTATGAAGGCCTAACCTAGGCCAACGCCATCTAATTCTAAGTCTAAGTATTACTAGGCTTAGCATATTGTAgcgtatatatgtattgtaagcCTATACTAGTCTATAGCCTAGGCGACTGTTTGCCTAAATGAGGTTGACAAATATCTCGTTATGCTCTGTTTGGGTTGGCATAATGTTAAAGTTAAGTTAGTTCAAAAGGAACAGTCGAAGACCTTTTAAATTCGTCTTTGTAAAATGATTTTATAACGCTCCATGCAGATGGTCTCGCTGTTTTGGGCCTTTCTGCCTCCATTTCTGCACTGAGTGGAATTAAATTAACGTTGGCAACATTACACGATAGTAGCACATGTCTAGATATGTGCGCTATATACAGTGCATGATCTACATTTATGGAGCGCGATTGaagcaaaagaaaagataaagcAATAACATTGAAGGTGGTTGCATATACGGTATGGCTAGAAGATAATAAATAGGTCGGAGGTCCACAAGCTCATTTTCTAGACGAGAACACTTAAAAGTTAATACAAAAGTCAACAATTATAGCAAGTCACTTTATGAAAAGTAACAGGTCGGTCCCAAATCGATGCCCAAGTCCactggcggagaaacagggggggttgggggggttttaacccccccactttttgaagagggggggttggcccacacaatcaaccccccctagtttttgccagtaatgttctgttatagcctatgttatgtgctccaaatggcataataaatcaaattattatatttgaaattgttaaagtcatttcaaccttttaccggtaggctacatcaacaattaacgaccgaaaaccgagttagaattgacccatacattatttctagcccctttcccccaccttgcgcattggaacttgtagctcatagcgctaacttcaccccacaacagacatacacaaaataacgttttgttgctgttgaatagctttggatctgtatacacttgccaacttcaactaggtgaaggaaggaaaagaaaaagaagaaagagaaaaggagaaaaggatggagtagaaaatacggcaagaaaacgggaagagaaagaggaacagtgacaaaattattcgaatttgtgaggcaaacagcagatatcacatcatatcagtgagcatgaaaatggcgttccacgataaacagcctccaaaccatgggcgcagatcctggtgaggactgcgggacgcgtccccaccaactttttcaatagcggggacatgatataccgtgtccccaccaatttgtcttgaccatagctgcatttcaagttcccctgtattgaactttggcgcagtttgatccagcattgtgcaaatgacatgcagcagttctcattttattgtattttatccacagttgttaaatataggacggaaatcgcatttgcggcagtctatatttgttttctgggagaggaccccagacccatcgtatatacaaaagtctacttggattatttgtcccctgattttcctTCTgtagacgcccatgtatttctccaaactaaatttctaagccatgagatctaaaacttaaggaggtttaggagcatcattaggtctgggaagtgttatttccggcgatctgggaggtatatttgcccaaaaaaatcgtacgctacgcgcgaacccatggtcgcgctccgcttagatagtgtcatagaacagacacgcgtccccaccattatccaagactgatctgcgcccatgctcaaaactgtcgatgtgtgtagtgttcggtttcggaaatatgtggtgtatttttatttccttcaacgaaattttttagtagccgtctgaattttcgaaaattccctaaccaacattcttcatcatacttcatcatactcgtgcaattttgacccgtctgttagggtttgaaggaggtttttctatatcggttgtccatagatgatattttgtgcaacattatgggtatgttttgaagtgaatttattcacgagaattgtgaattttcaaattctgaacagtggggctgacggatattgtgggccgcgatgaagaatcacctacaaaagcaatgatccacaggatatgtgatgaagtcgaacatgatgtgtgactggtgacaatcttcaaaaaggttatagatgagaaaaaaagtatttggaaaaaacttggttctcaggcaaaagtgtacatatggttggtcagtttcaagcccgagaagtgccatttccggtgatctgggggtaccaaaaccagaaatttgcttgtacgctgcgcgctaacctatggtggcgctccgcttagatagtaatacgcgcccccgggttagaaaatcctgcatacgcccctggttaaatgcagcttttcaaggcctgggcagtgccatttactgcaatctgggaggcaatatttgccaaaaaattcttgtgcacttcgcgccaacttatggtggcgctccacgtagatagtgagccagcagttatgactttttatttcatcaatggcctgcaacccaggcgcgtagccaaggggggggggcgaagggggcagccgccccccccccccttgagcatattttttacaaaagttTTTAAGGtgtttatgatatcgctagtattttcaaaagagaaaatgctaagatacaactaacaaggcatgggaagtgccatttccggcgatctgggaggcatttacagccaaaattttcttgtacgcttcgcgccaactcttggtggcgctacgcttagatagtttgcaatgccgaatctacagtttcgcccctcccttggcaaattcctggctacgcgcctgctgcaacccccccacttctgacaagaaatctccgccactgcccaAGTCGGTCCCAAAAGTCTAGCCTCAAATTGGTCTTATATActaaacaaaaatgaagaaagcGTTCTGTCTGTTTCTCCCTAACGTTACATATCCAAGATGAACTGGTAATTTTGTCTTACGAAAATTATAGAAATTCGCCAATCCATTGAAAATgaattcctctttttttttctgtgtctTAAAATGGCTTCAAGAAAGCAACAAATATCTGCAAACGCCGCAGCTGAAGTCCCCATGATCACACAGGGCTGAGAACACATTCAGTCCTATTTCTGAGATGTGTTTTGTCCTTTTAAGTCGCTACGAGAGAGCACGCAATATCTGCAAATGATAATGCTTTCGGGTGCTTTAaagtaaggtgaccatatttgcctgaatggaatcagggacatttattgcgtgactgatatgggggaggggtctaagggggggtgtccccctcccctttggaaaattttcaagtgcctaatgtgcttagatgtaaaatggtgatacttagaagcactttttaaatcaattttattttcaaaaatgtagctttttcttagatgaaatttacttactttacgaaagagtgctaggctagatcgatctagcatattccactttacactggcccacctgaaatactggttagttccgttctgcgactgcacacttgactaaattttgtttttacaattattttactaataatgtgggatacaCTGAACACTTTGACGAATcagggacattttcggggacacttgttcatcggggacagcacaatgtaatcggggactgtccccgaagatcggggacgtctggtcaccttacttTAAAGTAGCTACTAGAGAACATCaaataactcaaatttggaCAGCTTCTGGGGGTTCTCCTAATCCCACGACAgggactgccccccccccccagggatTTGAATAAGAAACTCAATTCTCGCTCACATGTttttgatgtgtgtgtgtgtttatatgtgtgatttactatatatcgcTATGAGAGAATAAGAAGTATCTAAAAACGCTGCAGCTTCCGAGGGCTTCGCCTCTGGATCCCCACTAGGAGCGTAATCCATTCCAGATTGATTTCTTTTTATGACATGTGGTTTTGTGGTTTTAAGTCGTTATACGAGAGAACAACATATTGCTCAAGTCTTCAGGGGGCTTCGTTCCCTGGACCCTACCATGGAAATTAAAATCCACTCTCTCACTTGTATGTATTTGCTTTGATAATTTCTCCAACTTCTAAAGCCCTTCCAGTGCTCCCCCCTTGAACACACAAGGGCTTGAGACACACCCTTCATGACATGTACTTTTCTTCTCTCAAAATATGCTGCTTCCGGATGACTTACCCCCACCCTCTTTACTCCTTAGCCATGTGACAGTGTACAGTTGTAATTAAAAAATTGCCGCTTTTGTTGGCTTAAATTTTGCAACGTCGGTGCTTGGCCAGTACCCCCGGTAAAGCTAGCCCGTCTCGAAAACGATATACACCGTCACCCTCCTCCCCATACCCATCCCATCCCCCAGCCCTACCCCCATGAAAAATGGTTAATGTACCCCCTTGTTATGCTGTTATCTGCTTATTGCGGTGATGATTGATATTGCATGGTACCTCACGAAATCATGGTACGTAGTGTTATATACAGCAGAGATCATATATGTTGCGAAGTTAATGATGACTCCACTTGATCAATTAACACAACACACCAGCAAACAGATCTCCGATGTTCACCGTGTAAATATTTCATGGCAGACGTTGAAAGCTCTCTAGCTCTGAACAGATGAAACATCTcacacctcccccaccctcatAGAAGTGCACAAATAACATAAATTATATCCATTAATTAAAGTCGTTTCGATTTAACCAACATTTTACCATCAATTTAACAACATAGGATGACGACAAAACAGCAACATTGCTATTACTTTTCTTTAAGATTGAAAGGATTATATAACCTTGGAAAATAACTCCACCGAGAAACGGGATGTTATTGCATATTGGCAAGATGTCATAAAATGACTTCatcaaaaaaataaacaagtgaTTTAAACTGTGGAGAGGTCATAATTGTATCAgtgaaaaaacaatattagtATAATCTGACTTGTCTATCTATAACGTCACAAATTATTGCGCAATGCTGTTATCcgaataaaatgaaataattctAAAACGTTGCAACTTTCTAGCATATGAAAAAAACCAAACGATGAAGGTAGATAACATAATCTTTTTTGatccctttttctttctttcttcttttttttttggaaagagGGGGGGAGGACCAATGTGTTCTTTTGTATTTGTTACGTGGCATAAAGTTCTATTTTTTTAATCCTATTttcctttaactttttttttttttttttttggtgctttCATACACTAAACACAAGACCAGATTTATGATGTATTAGATCGTTTTCTTAAGGCGTAATGTCAAATATATTGGTACCGTAATAATTAATTTCCCTTCCCACCTACTTTGCTTAGTAGACTACGTGATATAacgtttaacttttttttttcgacGCCTCATGCAGTTAACCTTTGGACCACTACCAAATCTCATAAAGCCTCCTTGTATAGTTTTCCGTATGTCTGTTTGTTATAGAAACTCCGCATGAGCGTGCAGAGATCCAAGTTGTTATACGCTTACACGAAGATTTTAATAATTTCTTAGAAACTAATTTTGAATTTCACTTCGTTATCACGTATCTGAATAAATGTTGCATGTTGTCATAGGAACGTATTCAATAATAAAACATACATGGAATAATCACATTTTATCGTtttcttaaaaacaaaatggactggattcaATTATAACAGTCAAGTGATCAGAATTCAGAAGAAGCGAgaattgggtttttttttgtcattcgAGAGGAAGATCATCTTCAGTGCTAAAGATGGCGAAAATTATATGGATATTTATAATTCTTCTTGCTATATTTGGTAAGTATAAAATCtctaatttgtttttcaaatttgcaCATGTTCAGAGCATGACATATCGGATATTATCGTGCAATAGAACCTGCAATAATtaactgaaaagaaaaagaacaaatacGAAAATGATAGTAAGATTATGCTACATCGCTTTGACAAATTAAATATGGCATGAAACAGAGTGAATGAAATAATGTAGGTTGAACACGATGGAAGATTAACGGATCTGGGGTCctgggggaggtggaggggagggggttagagGAAAAGGAGTAGCGATTATAACCATTTCGTTCCTGATTAATTTTTGTAGAAGGCTTCTCAAATATCTTTCAATTATAATTAGCTCAACACTACGAAAACATAGACACATGCTGCAACAACAAATAAGGCACGCATATGGAGCGTACATATAGGTACCATGAATTCTGAATTAGACAGATGACCCCAGTAAAGCTACgcatttcattaaaaatcagTAGTTGGTTTTTGCAAGTGTATATATGATTGTTCAAGGTGTCCTATTTCTACACCACTCACAaccacccaccccaaccccccccccaccacactcCACCCCTGAAACATCATATAGGAATATATGCAGACGGTATTGTGCTTATCGTGTCTCGTCTGCGCGGACAAAATACTGCGAAACCATGAACGAATATATTGGGCAATAAGGAAATGAAAGTTAGTATGCATGGCATATTTGATTACATGAAATAAACTTGTcattaaagaaaaatgtacaaCCCTTAAAACAAAGAGACCGAGCCGGGATGTTATTGACATTTCTTCTGAGTCAAACTTAATTAACTATACACTTAGCTTATGAAGTTCCTTTGTTTGGTTAAACTGAAAGCAGCTGTGTCAATTAAGTACCTGGGCAAAAAAACACACATGTCAAGTCATCAAGTCTGAGAGAGCCTCGCAAGAGTCAGTACAGGGACGTAGGGACGAATCTATATACCCCTCCCATTTTTAGGGGTCCCAAAATAATTTCCATTGAAGGGACAGGCAGAACCTATTTTCTAAACTTAATATCTGAACAAATTTGTAGGAGGccagacaaatatttgggggCATATACCCCCGGCCCTCCCTGTGACTACGCCACTGAAGCAGTGTCGAAGCTGCTACCGATACGTGCACTTATAGGACTATACACATTACCCCTCCCCGACCTTCAGCCTGCCACACCCCTGAACCCACCATATTCCTTATATTCCTTAGTGTGTAAGTTATCATGTGCTTGAATGAGCCTTTCGAACTTTGGTGACGACATGCATCTTTGCATTATTTTAATAAATCATCTATTACTTAATTGCATGATGTATTATCTGGTTATTGTTGTTTCAATGTACCTATTTGTTCATTACCAATTATTACCAATTCATTACCAATCATTACCAATATTCAATGTACCAATGTACATTACTATCACAGTATACGGGTAGAAGGAAAGGTCGATTTGGGTGAGAGTGGTGGGATGGATAAATGGTAGGGGAAGTTGATCTGTTCAAGTCGATAAATTATATATCAGGTTCTTGTTTTCAAGTGTTTATTTTACAATCGTTATGTGTGAATCATTACAGACAAACATATACTTGAAACAACCATTCAAAATAAGTTAAAATTCACACATTTCCCGTGaacaaaatggaaagaaaattcATGGTTACTTATGTACTTATGTATACTTATTAAACATTATTGAGGAATGCTTCATATTACAAATTCTGCTTACATAGGGCCTAAATATACATGTTACCATATACCCTGGCCAATCATATTTGTGGTACATGTCTATTGCGATAGTTAACAGGTTTATTCACTCGTATTATATTTACTTTATGGTAAAGAGTAAAACATCACTGCTGATGACTATGTAGTGACATTTTGGTGGTTTTCATTTGTAGAGATGAGAAACCTTCAAACATGAATGATGTGTTTAATCAATGCTGCGTTCAGTTACACTGATAAATGCCAAATACGGCGTGTATTTGGTTATATTGTCTTACAAGCTTAAGATGTGTAAACGTGAATTAGAATTAGTTCAAAGCTTGCCAAACAAGTTAACATTATATTGTACTGCTAAAATGAGCAAAAAGTATCTAGTACGCAGATCGAAATCATATGGAAAATACATTTTGCAATTTGACAATGAATGTAGTTATACTTTTACATGCGataaacaattttaaatattttattgaatattcatatgcaTGAGGAAAATGTATACGACTGCTTCGTTTGGGCAAAGTTGACTTAATAACATCGCAATATTTACACGTGAAAAGCAAACATCCGTCTAATAATCATTCCCGCCAACTCAATTAACTAGAAACCAATGCCGGTAGTAATTGTGACGTCATCGAAACCTTTTCATAAAGTTGTATAGATCCATGCATCTATGAGCGACTATAATTTAGAGACAATTCTCAAGCGTATTATAATTGAGAAAATTCCCCTACAACAAATTTATTCTGTTTGATAAGGGGAATTGTCTCTTTCATATTATTTCCTGTTTCTTATATCTTTCGCcgtgtattttttattttctttctggcACAATGGTGCAAAGTTGAACTTCGGGCCCACACTAGCATAAAGTGTTCTAGAACAAAAAAACTTGTCATCTTTCAACGTTTgtgtaaatatttgatatttagtCAGTCGTAGGAATATAACGCTTACCCAATGCCCGGATGTACAGAAGACGGCGGGAAATTGCCATGCGTCATGCACTTGTAACCATGATCATTAACTAAAATTATCTATCAAGACAATATTTCGGTCAATTTTGCGTTGCTTGATctgtaacctttttttttatttacaatttttcttcaaattctcGGGCTGATATACACCTGGTTAATTATTTCATATAATTCGTGATTAATTTTGTTAATAGCGTTTATTGCGcccaattttcaagttttaccAAATTGTTTCTTTGTCGGTGCTATATGCATTTTAAACATGTTTCGTTATGCACAGCTAATTTGGTAGTAATTCCGGTCTCCATCGATACTGCCACGGTGTCCCGAACCCCTCTTCCGAAAATCCTACATCCCCCTTCTCCGTGATTTCCAACTAGTAAAGTCTATATCGACATTAACTTTGTATTATCTTGAGTAAAATCCGGTTTGGGTTGTGCAATGTATTAACGAATCGGTAGTAGAATGTCAATATGCCAATACCTCTCTTATCATGTGCATACAAGAGGTCACGAGTTTCAACTAAACCTATGACGTATCCTACACCGGATGTAACTTAACTTATTGATCTTTCATTAATCACCTTAAATATGTGAATATAGTCATCGATGGTATACATAGTGATACTAGAACAGGTATAAGTAAACTTCAACCATGCAGTCGTATGTGCACGTGTGCAAACGTAAACACTTTATTGGAATGCAAAAGACCAATCTACTTTAATCTGGAGGATGATCCAACTATTCGGTGCGCAATCTTTACACCGGAAGATGGGTGGCGTCACTAATAGTCCATGTTAGTCcataaaatgaaaacagttatcacaaaaatattgtaCTTTGATGTTGCAAAGCTTGACCCAAACCTGTGAGTGATATGTTAAATTTCATCATATCAGGCACGAATGCAGGGCTTGTGGGgcgtacaccccccccccaaaaagacCTCATACAAATATTCAACAGTATAGCAGTTATTATCACAACCTTGTCTTAAGACCTATAATTATCTACTTTATAGTctaaacaagggcgtaggaaccgggggggctgggggcgccagcccccccccccagtgaaaaatgtggaggggcggaagtatcattccgcccccccggttcgcaagtcagaaaacccctttttcatttccaaatgagcaaaaaatctcatttggagcaccactgaattgcatctaaggctaggtgaaaatacaaaattaagtttgcaaaatggagtgggtgttgaagtgtgctatattgcaccaaattgcatctgaggccacctggaaatgcaaaaaaaaatccaaaggagagggggacaccccctccccttaaacccctcccccaggccggccgtcagtcttcagcccccccactcaaaagtaccttcctacgccactgagtcTAAATATGCACGAGGATGCCATTTTACGTATAAATTTCGAGAAAAATCCCGGATCCGTTCCTGTGAATATGTGTGCACGTATCTTTGAGCAATGCTTGAAAAGCTAAGTGATAACAATCTTCATAATCTCGTACCCGTTTATCTCGTTCCCGACACAGCTTTATACATAAGACGGAACTGAATCATTGTGCGTCGTTTGTCCCGTTGTACTCATTGCATAAACTGGCACCTACATTTGCGTAAAAAGACCCTAAAATTAATACATGATTAGGGGATAGATAGAGTTCTGCATGTAAGGCCAACCGAGGCCCCTCCGACGCCCCATCCACCCCTCCTGGGACGTTAAATTTAGCACACCAGACCAATCGTTATTCCTAAAGTTCATAAAAATCCGACATCGTGACTATGTTGTTGAAAGTGGATGCAAGAGCGCCAGAAGAGCAGTTCTAACAGACGCCAAATAGGTCAAAATAGAGGAGATGGAGGAAGAAGAGGGGTCACGTGTCCTATATTGTTGAACTTTGAATCCGTCTTTCTCATCCCTATACTATAGTCTATTAGATTAATATTCTAGTCTCTATCTTGCACATGTTCCATGTCAAAATTATTACGACATATTGCTTTAAATATACAGGCCGTCCGATTATATTCCATGGTTGGCAAGATCTCTTTGAGTTAAGGAAACCAATCCATCTAACGCACGTTCGTAATGTATTCGTTTAATTATAGAAATGAGTAAATGACAGATGTCACTTATACTTTGGACTGTGTCTATCCATCGTTTGTTTTTGCTACCACCAGATACATCGGCAATAACAACAGAAGGATACACATCTATCGAGGGCGCTACCACAGCGGTTCCTACGGCAACCAACATAGCCACCACAAATCCAACGTCACAAATGATATTAACGAGAAATAATTCACCATCACTATCGTCAATATTATCAGGTTTAACGACGACAGAGATTGCAACAGGAGCAGATAATCGTACAACTGTTTCAGACCAAAATACAACCGAGAGTACCAGCACTGTTGACATGGTTACTACGGGAATAAATCACGTGACAACAAACACATATACTGAGAGAGAAGACGGAACTACAATTATGAATTCACCTGGATCTACATCAGTAACAACGTCTAGACCTagtccaacaacaacaacaatactgACAACTGAAACGTCCCAAACAACAAATGATTGGACCAGTGCAAATATCTCCCAAATAGAGACGGAAACACCAAGAGCTACTACAACAACGGGAATATCAATAACTACTGGACAGACGACATCAACTCAAACGGTCGGGTTTACTCACACGACAGATACGATGACAACAGAACAGAAGCTGACGACAGAGCCAACACCGACGACAGATAGTAGAACTACCAGACCCAGCTCAGTAATAGCAACGGGTACAACCGAATCTGTTCTAACTACTGACGAGATGACATCAAAATCCTTGACAACAGACTATGTAACAGCAACACCTCTGTTAACCACAGAGAATGGCACCCATCAAGCTACTGACGGAACTGACACAACAAACATTGCATCAACTCATCTAACGACATCACAATTACAAACGACTGAACCTACTCTAACCGCAGAGAAAAGAACTGACTTAACAACCGATAGAGCAACTCAAACCTCAGATATTGGAACACCTCAGCCTACAGTAACGACATATTCATACCACAATGATATTACAACAAGGATAGAATCCACGTTAACCGGTGAAATAACTCGTGAAACTGGACAGACAAGCTCTGGACCATCAGCAGCCACAGATATAACGTCAGACGTAACCAGTGATATCACCCGGACTCCGGAGACCAGAAGCGACAACAGTACACTTAGCACCCTATCATCAGTAACGTCTGTGTTCGAAAGTACGTCACAAAGTACATCGGAAATGACGTCAGAATACACTACGGAAGTGACGTCTACCGATTTATTAGACTCGTCTGATACGGTGGTTACATACATCATTACTGAAATATTAACAGAAATTGAAAACCTCACCACAGAAACTAAAATGCCAGAATCTAGTAGGAAGAGTACCATGTCATCATCGAGTACCAGCAGTACTCCAGGGTACTCGTCCAGTACATCCACGACATCCACCACATCCACCACAGAACAAGGGAGCGAGGACTCGGTTAGAGTTGGTCTGATCGTAGGTCTTTCCCTGTTGGGTTTTCTCATTTTAGTGATTATTGTGGTAGTTATAGCTTTGTATTTCACTAAAAGGAGGAAATCTTATAACATTAAAACATATTCAGATGATGACTTTTCATTGTATTATATAAGTGACGTTCAACCGAAAAGATATTCTCAACAAGTAGACAATAGCGGCTTTTTGAACGAAGAGGCGGAATCGACATTCATAAATATACCCGCACCAGACGGTACAACAGGGACGGA carries:
- the LOC139961813 gene encoding uncharacterized protein, translated to MAKIIWIFIILLAIFDTSAITTEGYTSIEGATTAVPTATNIATTNPTSQMILTRNNSPSLSSILSGLTTTEIATGADNRTTVSDQNTTESTSTVDMVTTGINHVTTNTYTEREDGTTIMNSPGSTSVTTSRPSPTTTTILTTETSQTTNDWTSANISQIETETPRATTTTGISITTGQTTSTQTVGFTHTTDTMTTEQKLTTEPTPTTDSRTTRPSSVIATGTTESVLTTDEMTSKSLTTDYVTATPLLTTENGTHQATDGTDTTNIASTHLTTSQLQTTEPTLTAEKRTDLTTDRATQTSDIGTPQPTVTTYSYHNDITTRIESTLTGEITRETGQTSSGPSAATDITSDVTSDITRTPETRSDNSTLSTLSSVTSVFESTSQSTSEMTSEYTTEVTSTDLLDSSDTVVTYIITEILTEIENLTTETKMPESSRKSTMSSSSTSSTPGYSSSTSTTSTTSTTEQGSEDSVRVGLIVGLSLLGFLILVIIVVVIALYFTKRRKSYNIKTYSDDDFSLYYISDVQPKRYSQQVDNSGFLNEEAESTFINIPAPDGTTGTEPEQNGNVYESEN